Proteins from a genomic interval of Paenibacillus sp. FSL R5-0623:
- a CDS encoding GNAT family N-acetyltransferase encodes MDVKKVSLQPITKENELECIHLKPREDQLDLVASNADSLIHATKEITSKPYGILAEDQMVGFILFDNEIYNDGYYWILRFMIDEKYQRKGYGKLAIQEVVRMLQERSDCQQIRVSHVPHNIAANALYKRIGFQETGEFEDNGDIILNYQVR; translated from the coding sequence GTGGATGTGAAAAAAGTAAGCCTACAACCTATAACCAAAGAAAATGAACTTGAGTGCATCCACCTTAAACCACGGGAAGATCAGCTGGATTTGGTCGCAAGCAATGCTGATTCATTGATCCATGCGACGAAGGAGATTACGTCCAAACCATACGGCATTTTGGCAGAGGATCAGATGGTCGGTTTTATTTTATTTGATAACGAGATCTACAATGACGGGTATTACTGGATTCTGCGCTTCATGATTGATGAGAAGTACCAGAGGAAGGGTTACGGCAAACTTGCCATTCAAGAAGTGGTTCGTATGTTGCAAGAGAGGAGTGACTGCCAGCAAATCAGGGTATCCCATGTTCCACATAACATTGCGGCAAATGCGCTGTATAAGCGTATCGGGTTTCAAGAAACGGGAGAGTTTGAAGACAACGGTGATATCATTTTAAATTATCAAGTGAGGTAA